The genomic region GTCGATCCCTCCTTGATTCTCGAAATCCAGCGAATTCGGCATCGTCGCCGCCGCGAGCAGTTCGCCCCCCTTGATCACGGGACCGGCCACCGACCTTTCGGGCGGGCATCATTCCCCTTGTGGGCAATCCCGCCATCGATTCCGCTTGCATGATGCCCGCCTGTGTGCTCGACCACGAACCCGGCCCGTCCCTGCGTTGTTCCCAGGAGATCGTTGCGATGCCCCGTTGGATGGATCACCCCCTTCGAGTCGCCAGCCTCGTCCTCGTCCCCTTCGTGATGTCAGCCCAGGCCGACGATCAGGAGGAACCACCTCGCTATCCCCCGACCTCGTGCTATGAGGTTCGGGACATCGAGGGCTGGACCGTGCTCGTCCACGAGGACTTCCTGGGCGACCATCCCGAACTGGCCGCCCGGACGCTGGAACTGCTCCGCGTCCAGCTTTATCAGATCATCCGTCGGGTGCCTGCCGAGGCTGTCGAGACGCTCCGGCTCATCCGCATCTGGGTCGAGGAGGACGAGCCGAACCACCCCTGCATGGCCTACCACCCCGACGCCCATTGGCTCCGCGAGCACGGCATGAACCCGGAGAAGGCCGGGTGCATCGAGGTGGCCAACGCCCGCAACTTCCTCGACTGGACGCTGGCCCAGCCCTGGATGGTGCTCCACGAACTGGCCCACGGCTACCACCACCGGTTCCTCGACGATGGCTTCGACAACGCCGCGATCAAGGGCGTCTTCGAGCGGGCCAGGCAGGAGGGGCGCTACGACTCGGTGCTCCACATCAACGGCAAGGACGAGCGGGCCTATGCCCTGGTCAACCCGATGGAATACTTCGCCGAGGCGACCGAGGCATTCTTCGGCACCAACGACTTCTACCCCTTCGTCCGGTCGGAATTGCAGCGGCACGATCCCGAAATGGATGAACTGCTCAGGAGCATTTGGATGGTGCCGGGACGCTCGACCCGATGAGGTGACCCGAGGGATCGGTCTTTGAAACGGATTCGGGCCGCGAGTCCTTCCCGGAGTCCGACCGCTTCCCGCCGCCTCGGCCGAGCCCTGATTCGTCGTCGAGCCGCACCGCGTCTTGAACGCCCTCACGGCCCGATTGCCCCCCGTCCTTGCATGATCTGCCTGGTTCGGCGGGCCGATGCCTCGTTGAGCGACCCCATTCCCTGCCCGTCGAGTAACCGGGTGCCCTCCCCGTCGGACTTGGAATCGAGGCATGCGGAGGGCAACTCAGCCCTTGCCCAGCACGATCGTCACCAGCAGCGAGGCGTCCTCGATCCCTCGCAGGGCGTGCGGCTCACCGGCCTCCAGGTGGAGCATCCGGCCCGCCTCCAGTTCCCGCTCCTCGCCCAGGGCTGAGAAGGCGACCCGGCCTTCGAGGCAATGGACGGTGATCGGGCCGGGGGCTCGGTGTTCCGCGATCGCCTTGCCCGCCGGGAGGACCAGCCGCAGCACCTCCAGGCGGTCGGCCTTGACCAGGGTCGTGGTCCGGGCGTCGGCCAGCGCCGAGCCCAGGGGCCGCACGTCGATCACCTCACCGGATTTCGCATGGTTCAGGGCCATCGGGAAGTCCTCCTCACGGCTTGGGTCGGGTCGGATAAATGTCGAGATGACGCCTCGGATTCGCGACCATTGAGCCGCTTCCCAGGATACCCGCCCAAAATCGGACACCAAAGTCCAATTTTCTGTCGAATCGATTCGCTCCTCCATGAAGGGAGACGCAAGGGGGCCGATCTTGGCCGCGAGAGAGGGCTCGATATCTTGGAGAAATGACCGACTCGGAGACGGAGCCAAGGCTCATCCCAATCAGGCAGATCACCTGTTTCTTGCCTAGGTCATTCCACGCTCGCTTCTGCTGAAGCGGGTTTGTCCCCTCGGTGCCGGGAAGTTGGTGCGGCTCCCGATATCCCAGACACGGCATTTTCAGTGAACATCCGCACAAAATCTGTTGAGTAATCTGTTGAGTAGACTCACTCATTCTGACTCCGGCTCACCCCGGCTCACGACCGGTGGTGAGTCGGAGATATCGCCGAAAGAGTCGGGATCGGTCTGACGCAAACCCTGATTTCCCAGGCAGATGGCAAAAAAGAAGCGAGCCGCCCCGAGAGGAAGCGGCTCGCTTCGATGAGTACACCCGACAGGATTCGAACCTGTAACCTTCGGTTCCGTAGACCGATGCTCTATCCAGTTGAGCTACGGGTGCGTGTGGTGTGTGGTGGCGATTGTGACATGATTCTAACGGCTGGGGTCGGGTTAGGGAAGTCTGTAGCAAGGGAGAAATTGAAGGAGGGGAGAAGTCGAGATCGGAAGGGAGGGGGAAGGCTGAAGGGGAGGACGCGCCAGGCGAGCGAAGGGCGCGGGGGGATCGGTGCGTCAGGTTGCTTGACGCGGTGGAGGTTCGGGCGGATAAGGGTGCGGAGCCAACGACGCGGTCTGATGGGGATCGCGGGGAAAGAACGGCCGCGGGGTCCAGTCAGGCAACCGGGAGTCTCTGGCGTGAGGATGTGGAACAGTTTCGGCCTCCCGAGCGTCATCGGGAGGGGGGTGATCGGGCTCTGCGTGGCGTGGGGCGGCGTCTCGGGAACGGCGGAGGGGCAGGATCGAAGCCGGCTCTTGCCGATGTCGGGCATCGAGGCCGACCCGGAAATCCCGACGCTCGAAGACGTGGTGGGGCATCCGTGGGGAGCGGAGATTTCCAGTCACTCCGACGCGATCCGATACCTGGAAGCGCTCGTCGAGGCGGCTCCCGATCGGGCAAAGCTGGAGCGTTATGGACAATCGTATGAAGGGCGTGATCTGGTGTCTCTCGTCATCACCTCGGCCGAGACGATGGAGCGGCTCGACGAGGCGAGGACGGAGAACCTGAAACTGGCCGACCCCCGGATGATCGCGCCCGACGAGATGGACGCCCTGATCGATCGAGCGCCGGCCGTCGTCTGGCTGGCCTATGCGGTGCATGGCGATGAAACCTCGTCGACCGACGCGGCCCTGCTCACCGCCTATACCTTGCTGGCCGATCAACGACCCGAGACGAAGCAATGGCTGGAGAATCTGATCGTCATCATCGACCCGCTCCAGAACCCGGATGGGCGGGAACGGTTCCTCGCCTCGTACCGAAGCGCTCGAGGCGTCTTCCCGCAGGCCTCGGCCGTCGCCAGCGAACGAATTCAACCGTGGCCGGGGGGGCGATTTAATCATTATCTCTTTGACATGAACCGAGATTGGTATCTTCATTCGCAAATCGAGACGAGGGCCAAGGTGGCGGCCTATCTCGACTGGCAACCCCAGGTGTATGTCGACGCTCATGAAATGGGAGCCGATTCGACCTACTACTTCGACCCCTCGTCCGACCCGCTCAACCCCCAGATTACCCCAAGGCAGGCCGACTGGGTCGCCCGGATCGGTCGGCGTCAGGCCGAGCTGTTTGATCGGTTCGGCTTCGCCTACACGACGCGGGAAATCTTCGACGCCTTCTATCCCGGCTATGGCTCAACCTGGCCGATGATGCACGGAGGGCTCGGGATTCTCTGGGAACAGGCAGGCGTTCGAGGCTTGCTCGTCGATCGAGACGACGAGACAACGCTACATTACCACGACGCCGTCCGCCATCATTACGTCAGCGGACTGGCGACGATCGAGGCGGCCTCGAACGGCCGGGCCGACCTTCTCAGGACCTTCACCGAAGGCCGGGCCGAGGCCATCGATCGCGGGCGATCGGGGGAAGCTCCCGAGGTCTTCCTGCTGCCCGGTGCCACGCCGAACCGGGCCGCCTCGCTCGCTCGCGTACTTCAGGCCAACGGCATCGAGGTCCATCGCCTGACCGAGCCGGTGGAGGTCGATCCGGGGGCAGGCGGCTTCCCCCAGCTCGCCCCGTCGGGAAGCTATTATGTTCCCGCGGCCCAGCCGGCGGGACGTCTCGCCGAGACCTTGCTGGCCGATCGACAGGAGATGGACGAGGACTTCATCGCCCGCCAGCTTGACCGAAAAGCCCATCGCCTCGGCGACGAGATTTACGACGTGACCGCCTGGTCCTTGCCCCTGACCTTCGGCATCGAAGCCCTCAGCGGTCGAACGGCTCAGGAACCGGTCGCCGAGCCGATCGACGCCGACGGAAGCCCCCCGGCCGGCACCGTTGAGGGACCGGATCGCCCAATCGTCGGCTATCTGGTCCCGACCGAAGATGAGACCGCGCTCGACGCCCTGTCCGAGTGGCTGCAACAGGGGTTTCGCGTTCATGCGGTCGATCAACCGTTCGTCATCGACGGTCAATCGTTCCACGCGGGGACGCTCCTGCTTCGGACGGCCGAGAATCCGGATCACCTGCACGACGCCGTCCGGCAAGCCGCCGAGCGCCACCACCTGACGATCACCGGCATCGACTCCAGCTTCGTCGACGAGGGGGCCGGTCTGGGAGGGCCGAATGTGACGTGGGTCAAGCCTCCTCAGGTCTTGCTCGCCGTCGATCGGCCGGTCAGCCCCTTCGTCGGCCATACCTGGTATCTGTTCGATCAGGTCTGGAAGTACCCGACCACGCGGGTCGCGGCCTCGTCGCTGGCCAATGCCATCGATCGGGACGACTTCAACGTCATCATCCTTCCCGATGGGAACTACGGCCCATCATCGGGCTTCGACGCCGACACCGCCGCTCGCTTGAAGCGATGGGTGACGGACGGCGGCACCTTGATTCTGGTCAACGGTGCGCTGCGGTGGGGCATCGAGGAGGAGATCGGCCTGGTCCCCACCCGTCGCCGGGAGGTCTCCGTCTCACCGATTCCCGGCGAAGGACTCGACCCGGTTGAACCTTCCGAACCATCGGTCACCGACGCCGATTCTGCCGGGGCGGAAGACGCACCGAAGGAGCCCCCCCGATCGGTTCCAGGGGCGATCTTGCGAGCGACCGTCTACGGCGATCACTGGGTGACGGTGGGCCTCCCCGAGTCGATTGACGTGCTGACCCAGACAAGTCTGATCGTCGATCCGCTCGATGCAACCGAAGGTCGGAATCTGGTGACGTTCGATCCCCAGGGCGAGCCGGTGAGCGGCTTTTGCTGGCCCGACACGCTCCAGGCCATCGTCCGATCGCCGCTGGTTCTCTCGCAATCCATCGGCCAGGGGCACATCATCGGGTTCACGGATGATCCAAACGCGCGGGTCCTTTCTCCGGTCACCCAGCGGTTGTTCCGCAACGCCGTGTTCTTCGGACCGGGTCATTGAGTTCGTCAATCAGTGGATCGCAGAACCCAATCAGAGGAGATGGGGCCGTTCACTCGCGTGACGACGGCCCGTCCTCCCTGGTGCCCGAATCACGCTCGGCGGTCGGAGACTTCGACCAGTCGATGCGGCGAATCAGTTCTTTCAGGGCCGCGAACTCGATCGGCTTGGCCAGAAGGTCCATGAACCCGGCATCAAGGCACTCCTGAAGATCGACCTCGGTACTGTAGCCCGAAACCGCAATGCCGGGAATCGACCTGAGCCGCCGTTTCAGTTCCAGACCGGAACCGTCGGGCAAGCTCAGGTCGCTGATCAACAAGTCAAACGGGCCAGACGTGGTCGCAATCTGCTCGGCACGGGCCATGCTCCCCGCCGTCGTCACGATATGCCCGGCCCGTGCCAGCAAGGTGGCGAGCACCCGGGCAATATCCGCATGATCTTCCACCAGCAAGATCCGAATTCCCTTGCCGGGCTCGTTTGAGGATTCAGGGCGAGACGATTCCACAGGCCCATTCGGGCTGGCCGGTTCCATTCAAGGCCCCTTCGCCGAGAGACCGGCATCATCCCACTCAGGTGTGGGTCACTGGCACACGATTCACAGACCAACGCTACGCGAATTGTCTTTCGCAATGAGTGGCCTGGCAAGCAGAAAGCGCGCCGGTCATCGCACCGATGGCCCAAAACGGACATCGTGTTGTGAAATCGCAACGGCCAGGGACCACGGACACGATCCCAACGATCGAGCCGCGCTCACAAGGGGAGCCCATCGCATTCTTCGCCGGCGATCGATCGCCGGCAACGGTGGCGTGCCCGGTCAGTTGACCTCGGCAAATCCTCCCTGCTGCCAGATGGCGGCCACATCGACCGGCTTCTGAAAGAGGGCTTCGGGGTGCAGGTCGATGAGCCGAGACAGGTCGTCCGATCCCGTCGTGACCGCCACTCGGGTCTTCAGCCCCAACTCCCGAATCTGCCTGAGGATCGCTTCGCCGCTGCCGTCGGGAAGTTCCAGATCCAGAATCAGATAGTCCGGCGCGGGCTCCAGATGCGCCAGCCCTTCGGCCAGTGTGGTGGCTGTCGAAACGTCCCAACCGCGTGTTGAGAAAATCGTTCTCCAGACCTCCAGCAGTGAGCGATCGTCTTCAACGATCAGAAGCTTCGGTTGCACAGGGCGCTCCTCGGCGTCATGCCGGTTTGGGCGTTCCATCTCAGGAAAAGGCGCGAGCGTCAGGACACCATTGCGACTCCGGCGCTCGATACACTCAATCATACACAGCAAGGCCCTTTTCGTCGAGTCGGAGCGGAAACGGCGAATTGTTTGATGCAACCTTCAGGCCGTTCTCAGGGGCTCTCCTGGTTATGGGCCCGAGCTCCCCTTCTGGAGCGGGACATTCCCTTCGATCAGACACCGCGGCCCCTCGCATCTCGCAGGGCGGCACCCGATCGCCAACCGAATCTCCTCGGAGATCGCTCCCAAAGGAATCCAGGGAGAGACACGTTCCCAGGCAGGAATCTCCGAAGAACGATCAGCCGTCCTTGGCCTCACCGTCGTTGCCGGGATCACCGCCCATGCGGTTCTGCTCGGCGGCCTGGGCTTCTCGTGTCCGGGCCTTTTTTCGAGACTTCCTCGAATCACGGCTGCCGCGCCCCTCGGATCGTGAGGGACGGCCCTTGCCCTTGGATCGCCCGGTTGAAGACTGGTCTTCCAAAAGCTGCGCTTGATCTTCACCCACCATTGCGATCCGGGTGCGCGGCAGATACGCCCCATCGTCAAGGTCTCGAAGGAAGGCAATGAGCTGCTCTCGGACCTGGCAATGAAGGTTCCAGGCGACCGACGGGTCTCTGGCCGAGCAGAGGGCCCGCAACTCGACGGTTTCCTCGGTGCAGTTGGTCACCTGAAGGATCGGGGGGACTTCTTCATCCCAGTCGTCGGATTGTCGAAGGATGCGTTCCAGCTCGTCTCGAACAGCGGCGAAATTGACACGATAGTCGGCATAAAGATACACCGGCTTCATCATGTTCTCGCCCCCCTTGGTCCAGTTCTCGACCGCGTTGTCCATCAACTGCGAGGTCGGCACGACCAGGCGTCGCATATCCCAGGTGCGAATCACCACATACGTCACGGCAATTTCTTCAATCCACCCCCATTCGCCATTGAAAATCACCGCATCGCCAACCCGAACCGGCTGGGTCAGCGCCAGTTGAACCCCGGCAAAGAGATTCCCGAGCGGTCGCTGCGCCGCCAGGCCCAAGACCAGAGCCGCAATCCCGGCCGAGGCCAGCAGGCTGTACCCCATCGCCTGGAACCACTCGAACTGCCAGAACGCCACCCCAAGGCCCACCAGCAACACCGCCACCGTGAAAAAATGCTTGGCAACCTTGATCCGGGTCAGCATTTCATGGGCGTTGCCGGCGTGATCTTCCCCTTCATACCGGTCGCTCAATCGGGCGGATGCAAAGTCGATCATTCGAGAGAGCAGCCAGGTGGTTGTCAGAACGATCAGGACGAACATCAACGGCTCGACCATCGCCATGACCGGCCCCGCCAGCCGAAGCAGCTGAGATGCCAGCAACTTGAAGACCACCAGGCCGACCACGACCGCAATCGGCCCATGAACCGAATCGGCCAGCGCCAGACTCAGGTCGATGACGCGCCCAGACTGTCGAGCACGTTGCGCACGGAGCAACCGCTCGACCACGCGTTGCACCACCAGACCCGTCACCAGGCTGATGAGCCCGAAGACCACCATGCCGATCCACTGCCAGAGCGCAATCCCCCAGAACTTGGTTTGCGTCAGCGACTCCGGGAGCCGTTGCTCCAGCTCGCTCGGACCGAAGGCCCGATAAAGCGCCGGAATCGCACTGACCGTCCTCCGAGAAAAGACCCAGACCGGCTGCGCGTCCGGAACCTTCACCCGCTCCAGATACACATCCACATCACGATGATCGAGCGAGATGGTTCCCAGATGATAGAACGTCTTGGGACGATTCGAGTCGTTCCCCTGCGCTTTCTCCAGGTTGTACCCGAATCGCTGGCCGTCGGGACGATCGGGAACGTCATCCCAGTCGATCCAGAGCTTTTGCTCCAGCACCTCGTGAAGCATCCGAGCGAGTTTCGGCCCGTCTTCGGACTGATCGAGCCAGGGCAGATCGTTCAGGTTCATCGAATACGCGGCGCGGCGGTAATCATCCGCCTCGCAGGCATCGACAAAGTTGGCGAGCGAGGCCTGCGGCGTCTCCCGATCCACCACCGGCTTGATCGGCGGCAGCCCCGTATTCAGCACAGGGCGATGCACATAGGCATCGCTCTGCATATCCATCGCGTTCTGACCGTTGCCGCTCTTACCCTCACCAGACGATTCCTCGGCCGAAGCAGACGAAGACGACTCCCCGCCGACCATCGCCCCGAGCGGACCTCCTGACTGAGCATTCGCACTGTGAAGGCCGCAGAGCCAGAGGCCCAGCAGCAGGGCCCCTGCTCTCACCATCCCTTGCCTCACCATCAAGACTCTGTTCGGCAAACCGCCGCCGACCTCCATTCCCTCAGTTCTCTTCCGTGCAATCCGATCCCATCCACCCCGGTCCACTTCCATCGCGGAAGCGCTCAGGTCCGGACCTTCGTGGGCAACTGCTCGACAACCTTCAAGCCGTACAGACCGAGCCGAGCCGCCGAGATCGCCACCGACTCCGTCAGCAACACCGCCTCCTGTCCGGCCGACCCACGCACCTCCAGCATGTCCGGAAGCCCGATCACCCGCCCTCGATGCACAACCACATCGTCCGGCGTCTCGATGATCGTCGCGGCCCCCCGATCAAAAATTCGAATGATCATGGCACCCTCCCTCCCTCCTGCGTCCGTGATGACGGCCGCCGACCCTGTCGGTACGGCAACAATTCCTGATCAGGCGATGCAGATCGCGTGCCATGATCATCGAAGAACGCACGCATTGCGCCCATCCCCAAGACCACCACGCTCCGAAACCATGATGAAATCAACGCTTACACCATTTCCTCGAAGCGTGACCGTCTTCCGAGCCGGGGGATCAGAATGGATCACCCAAGGGTCACCCGCGCCAGATAGATCGAGGTTCGCCCCTCGTGCGACGAGTAGTAGCTGATCCAGAGCTGGCCCTCGTGCCAGACCAAACCGGCATAACTCGTGTCGCCCCCCGAGGGCAATTCGAGCAATTCGGTCAGACTGCCCGATTCCGCATCAAGCTCGCAAACCGAGGTGCGCGCGCCGCCGTCGTAAAGACGAACCACCGCAATCAGGCGATCGTCGGGCAATCGGATGAAGTCTGGCCCTCCCACGCGAACGCCGAGATCGGTCCAGCTCCACTCGGTGAACGGCGCGGTCGATCGGCCCAGCTGGGCCGACGGCTCCGCCCCGTCTCGACGGAGTAGGCAGAGCGCCTCGCCACTGGGAAGAAATCGCAAGGTGGCTTCGCTCGGCTCTCCTCCTTCGAACAGGGTCTCCACCAGCGGCTCAAACTGATCGGCCGCGCCATCGACCCCTCGGTACAGTCGAGCCACCCGCGAGGTCCGCTCCGCTCCGGTCGAATACCCGACGCTGTACGGAACGCCCTCGTGCCAGGTCACCCGCCAGAGCCAGAAGCCTCGATCGCCGATCGGGTGCGGGCCGTCCCAGGTTTCGCCGTCGTCGGAAAACCAGGCCATCGTTTGATGGCGCGGCTTGTCACCCGGATTGTTATGCGCAGCGGCTCCGGTGAGCATCAGGCGACCATCAGGCGTCAGGCAAAGCTTCGGATCACGCAGGTCGGCCGTGTCGGAGGTGACCAGGGCGATCGATTTCCACTGCTCGCCGTCCTCCGAGGCAATGACGCGAAGCGCACCATCGGGAGAGACGTGCCCCTGCCCTTCTCGAAAGGTGCAGAGCCAACGATCCTTGAAGCGGATCAGGTCGGTGAAGGCGTTGTGTTCCCCTTCGTTCCAGATGCGGCGGACCTCAACCAGCTCGGCCTGATCGGCCGGCAAGGCGAGCGTGATCGTGAGCGAAAGTAGCAACGTCATGGGATCTGGATCCTCTGTTCTTTGAAACAAAAGGCCCGCATCATCGCGCCTGGCAACCCACTGGCCCGGACCGATCCGGGGTGGTGTCCCCAGCCAGCGACACAAGCCTCGAACGACGGTTCGGAACCGATCGTTGTATCAGACACATGCGTCCAATGCCCCCTCCCCCCTCCGGTTGATTGGGCAAGACAGGCCGTCGGCCGTGTTCGAGCCGCCCGCCCGCTCGACTCCCGGCATCGACCCGATCCGGGCGAGCCGAGGGCGCGTCGGCTACACTGAATTTCGACGAATCTCGATGGTGAGATCCCGACACCCCATCTCCGAGTCCGATCGTGCTGCAAACGCCCCTTGCCCGTCGCCTGGACGAGTCCCCGAACCTCCCCTGGCCCGATCGGCCGGTGCCGGTGGCGCTGGTCATTACCGAGCTGGACATCGGCGGAGCGGAACGGGCCCTGGTGGCGCTGGCGACCGGGCTCGATCGACGCCGATGGTCCCCTTTCGTGATCGCTCTGGGGCCGGAAGGGCCGCTCGCCCCGGCGATTCGATCGGCCGAGATTCCGGTGACCTGTCTCGACGTAAACCCCCGACGCCCGATCGCCGCCGTCGTCCGGCTTACCCGAGCCCTGCGGGCCGTCCAACCGCTCCTCGTCCAAAGCTTCCTCTTTCACGCCAACGTCGCCAGCCGCCTGGCCGCTCCGATGGCCGGTGCTCCCTGGGTCCTCGGCGGCCTCCGAGTGGCCGAACATCGCCAGTCGTGGCATGTGACGCTCGATCGACTCACCGCGCCGCTGGGCACCGGGTCGGTCTGCGTCTCGGAAGGGGTTCGCCGCTTCAGCATCAGCGTCGGCAAACTCAACCCCGACCGCCTGGTCGTCATCCCGAACGGGATCGACCCCGGCCCGATCGACGACGCAACTCCTGCCGATCGCTCGACCCTCGGGGTGTCCGACCACGCCTTGCTCGCGCTGTTCGTCGGACGCCTCGATGCGCAAAAAGACGTGCCGACGTTGCTCAATGCCGCCGATCGAGTCGTCCGGCAATGCCCCGACTGGCACCTGGCGATCGTCGGCGATGGCCCCGATCGTGCCGCGTTGATCGGGTCGGACGTGGCCGCTCGCCTTCCCGGCGATCGCATACACTGGCTCGGCCACCGATCCGACGTGCCGGGCCTGCTCAAAGCGGCCGATCTACTCGTCCTCCCCTCGCGTTGGGAGGGGATGCCCAACGTCGTCCTTGAGGCCATGACCGCCCGAAAGGCCGTCGTCGCCACGAAGGTCGAGGGGACCGAAGACCTCGTCCTTGCCGGAGAAACCGGCTGGCTCGTCCCTCCCGGAGATGCCGAGGCGCTCGCCTTAGCCCTGGTCGAGGCGGCCTCAGATCGGCCTCGCTTGCAGCGGTTCGGCCAGGCGGGTCGTGATCGGATCGAGCAGCACTTCACCATCGATCGGGTGATCCGAGCCTACGAGACCCTCTGGGCCTCGGTCCTCGGCCTGAAGCATTCGGAAGCGGACACGGGGTCGTGTGCGATCGATTGATCGACGAGCCGCGTCGTTGCGAGGGGTCCGTGATCGTGCTACCTTCGCTCCGAACCGATCCGGAGCAATCAGGAGTCGATCATGATGACACAAACCTGGGAACAAATGCGTATCGTCCTGAACGATCGAACCCTGCTTGGCATTTCGTTGGGATCGTGGGCGGTCTTTCTGGGCTTGCTCGTCGGGCTCGCCCTGCTCTTTCGCATTCTGATGGCCGTGGCAAAGGTCCGATCGCGTCGGCTGGCCGATCGCTCCGAGCTGCCCCTGCACGACTATCTCTGCCAGATTCTCGACCATACCTGGCCCATCAGCATCGTGGCCCTGGCGGCGTACCTCGCGCAAACATTGGTGGATTTCCGGGGGTCTATCGATCCCACCGCGGTCGCCGTGGGAGACACCATTCGCGCCCTCTCGTTGATCGTCCTGTTTCTGCAAGCCGGGCGCTGGGGGATGGGCCTGATTGACGAGGGGCTGACGCACGGCTTCCGGTTCGCCAACTTCAGCGAATCAGCGGCGAGGACCGCGCACGGAGTCGTCCGATTCTTCGCATTGGCCGGTCTCTGGGGAATCATCCTCATCCTGATCCTCGGCAGTTTCGGGGTCGAGATCACGCCGCTCCTGGCCGGTCTGGGGGTCGGCGGTATCGCCGTGGCGTTTGCCTTGCAACAAATCCTCGGAGACATTTTCTGCTCCGTGGCCATCGTGCTCGACAAGCCGTTCGAGGTCGGCGACTTTATCATCACAGGCGATCATATGGGTGTCGTCGAATTCATCGGCGTCAAGACGACCCGCGTCCGGAGCCTCGGCGGGGAACAGATTGTCTTCCCGAATTCCGACCTCATCGGCAGCCGAGTGCGCAACTACAAACGCATGGCCGAACGCCGGGTCACCTTCGGTTTCGGCGTGCGATACGACACTCCGGCCGACATCCTTCAACGCATTCCCGAGGAAGTCCGGGAAACGATCGAGAGCCTCGATCAGGTCCGATTCGATCGCGCCCACTTCGCCAAGTTCGGCGACAGCTCACTCGATTTTGAGGTCGTCTACTACGTCCTCAGCCCCGACTACAACCAGTACATGGATCTTCAGCAATCCATCAATCTCTCTCTGATGCGCCGGATGGAATCGCTCGGCGTTGAGTTCGCCTTCCCCTCTCGGTCTCTCTACGTCGAGCAAAGCGCCGGCCGCTCCCAGGTGAGTGGGTTCACCGGAACCTCCTCCTGAAATCAAACGCTTCCCGAGCCACCTCATCGCCCCGTTTCGAGGCCCTTCGGACCCCATTGCCACCCATGCCTACCTCGTCCGAACTCACCGAACCTCGCCCGATGCAACCTCGCCGACGACCGCGGCTGAGGTCCGTTGTGGTGAGTCTGAGCGTGCTGGTCCTCGGCGCAGTCCCGGTTCCAGAGGCCCACGCAAGGCAAGAGGCCACTGAAGCCATCGAGCGTCGGCTCGATCGCTTCTACGGTCGCCTTGATGACAATGCGGATGGCGTGTTGAATCGCCAGGAAGACGAGGTTCCCGACCAGGTCTGGACCCGGATCGAGGCCGGTGGGGTCGATGTCGGCGATGGCACGGTCGATCGCGTCGGGTTCGGCGAAGCTCTGGTCGATCACGTCCGATGGTTCGGCATCGCATCGCTTGTGCCGGCGGTCGTCGCCCTGGGCCTGGCCTTCTGGACGCGAGATGTCTTGCTCTCGCTCTTTGCCGGAATCGTGAGCGGCTCCGTGGTAAAGTTCTTCCAGGCAAGATTCGCGGTGGGACTCTGGGTTCCGAAAGAGCTGGACTTCATCAGCGATTTCTTCCTCAAGGCGCTCGGCACCGAATCATATGCCACGATTTTACTTGTGTACCTCTGGTTCCTTGGCGGAATTCTC from Tautonia marina harbors:
- a CDS encoding cupin domain-containing protein — translated: MALNHAKSGEVIDVRPLGSALADARTTTLVKADRLEVLRLVLPAGKAIAEHRAPGPITVHCLEGRVAFSALGEERELEAGRMLHLEAGEPHALRGIEDASLLVTIVLGKG
- a CDS encoding M14 metallopeptidase family protein — translated: MWNSFGLPSVIGRGVIGLCVAWGGVSGTAEGQDRSRLLPMSGIEADPEIPTLEDVVGHPWGAEISSHSDAIRYLEALVEAAPDRAKLERYGQSYEGRDLVSLVITSAETMERLDEARTENLKLADPRMIAPDEMDALIDRAPAVVWLAYAVHGDETSSTDAALLTAYTLLADQRPETKQWLENLIVIIDPLQNPDGRERFLASYRSARGVFPQASAVASERIQPWPGGRFNHYLFDMNRDWYLHSQIETRAKVAAYLDWQPQVYVDAHEMGADSTYYFDPSSDPLNPQITPRQADWVARIGRRQAELFDRFGFAYTTREIFDAFYPGYGSTWPMMHGGLGILWEQAGVRGLLVDRDDETTLHYHDAVRHHYVSGLATIEAASNGRADLLRTFTEGRAEAIDRGRSGEAPEVFLLPGATPNRAASLARVLQANGIEVHRLTEPVEVDPGAGGFPQLAPSGSYYVPAAQPAGRLAETLLADRQEMDEDFIARQLDRKAHRLGDEIYDVTAWSLPLTFGIEALSGRTAQEPVAEPIDADGSPPAGTVEGPDRPIVGYLVPTEDETALDALSEWLQQGFRVHAVDQPFVIDGQSFHAGTLLLRTAENPDHLHDAVRQAAERHHLTITGIDSSFVDEGAGLGGPNVTWVKPPQVLLAVDRPVSPFVGHTWYLFDQVWKYPTTRVAASSLANAIDRDDFNVIILPDGNYGPSSGFDADTAARLKRWVTDGGTLILVNGALRWGIEEEIGLVPTRRREVSVSPIPGEGLDPVEPSEPSVTDADSAGAEDAPKEPPRSVPGAILRATVYGDHWVTVGLPESIDVLTQTSLIVDPLDATEGRNLVTFDPQGEPVSGFCWPDTLQAIVRSPLVLSQSIGQGHIIGFTDDPNARVLSPVTQRLFRNAVFFGPGH
- a CDS encoding response regulator, translating into MEPASPNGPVESSRPESSNEPGKGIRILLVEDHADIARVLATLLARAGHIVTTAGSMARAEQIATTSGPFDLLISDLSLPDGSGLELKRRLRSIPGIAVSGYSTEVDLQECLDAGFMDLLAKPIEFAALKELIRRIDWSKSPTAERDSGTREDGPSSRE
- a CDS encoding response regulator; this encodes MQPKLLIVEDDRSLLEVWRTIFSTRGWDVSTATTLAEGLAHLEPAPDYLILDLELPDGSGEAILRQIRELGLKTRVAVTTGSDDLSRLIDLHPEALFQKPVDVAAIWQQGGFAEVN
- a CDS encoding mechanosensitive ion channel family protein — its product is MVRAGALLLGLWLCGLHSANAQSGGPLGAMVGGESSSSASAEESSGEGKSGNGQNAMDMQSDAYVHRPVLNTGLPPIKPVVDRETPQASLANFVDACEADDYRRAAYSMNLNDLPWLDQSEDGPKLARMLHEVLEQKLWIDWDDVPDRPDGQRFGYNLEKAQGNDSNRPKTFYHLGTISLDHRDVDVYLERVKVPDAQPVWVFSRRTVSAIPALYRAFGPSELEQRLPESLTQTKFWGIALWQWIGMVVFGLISLVTGLVVQRVVERLLRAQRARQSGRVIDLSLALADSVHGPIAVVVGLVVFKLLASQLLRLAGPVMAMVEPLMFVLIVLTTTWLLSRMIDFASARLSDRYEGEDHAGNAHEMLTRIKVAKHFFTVAVLLVGLGVAFWQFEWFQAMGYSLLASAGIAALVLGLAAQRPLGNLFAGVQLALTQPVRVGDAVIFNGEWGWIEEIAVTYVVIRTWDMRRLVVPTSQLMDNAVENWTKGGENMMKPVYLYADYRVNFAAVRDELERILRQSDDWDEEVPPILQVTNCTEETVELRALCSARDPSVAWNLHCQVREQLIAFLRDLDDGAYLPRTRIAMVGEDQAQLLEDQSSTGRSKGKGRPSRSEGRGSRDSRKSRKKARTREAQAAEQNRMGGDPGNDGEAKDG